The proteins below come from a single Vitis vinifera cultivar Pinot Noir 40024 chromosome 9, ASM3070453v1 genomic window:
- the LOC100244675 gene encoding uncharacterized protein LOC100244675 isoform X2 — MGSASSMLTQYDIEEVQEHCNKLFSQQEIVSLYQRFCQLDRNAKGFISADEFLSVPEFAMNPLSQRLLKMVDGLNFKDFVAFLSTFSAKASLQQKIELIFKVYDSDCNGKVTFNDIIEVLKDLTGSFMSDKQREVYHLSQSVMEQVYWAET, encoded by the exons ATGGGGAGTGCATCATCGATGTTAACTCAATATGACATTGAAGAAGTCCAAGAACACTGCAACAAGCTAT TTTCCCAGCAAGAGATAGTGTCATTGTATCAGAGATTTTGCCAATTGGATCGCAACGCTAAGGGTTTCATCTCTGCTGATGAGTTCTTATCAGTGCCAGAGTTTGCTATGAACCCACTCTCTCAG AGGCTGCTTAAGATGGTTGATGGTTTGAACTTTAAGGACTTTGTCGCATTCTTGTCGACATTTAGTGCTAAAGCAAGTTTACAACAGAAAATAGAAC TTATCTTCAAAGTTTATGATTCAGATTGTAATGGGAAGGTGACTTTCAATGACATAATAGAAGTGCTGAAGGATTTGACTGGCTCATTCATGTCTGATAAACAAAGAGAG GTGTACCATTTATCACAATCAGTAATGGAGCAAGTTTATTGGGCAGAAACATAA